One genomic window of Desulfuromonas sp. AOP6 includes the following:
- a CDS encoding TatD family hydrolase: MSEPVYFDTHIHLDALGDEPMIQREVCLARRAGVGAFLVPGVHPRDWPRLLQTVGHFPEALAAPGVHPLAAADWNAGVAKALAALLANPAVVAVGEVGLDGLIQGVSPEQQEKAFRHQIRLAVEAGLPLLIHCRKATARLLDILHQEDAQKVGGIFHGFSGSRETALQAVKLHFAIGFGGPLTYPEARRGPEVLSALPEEWIVLETDAPDLSPHPHRQEDNRPSYLPLIAERVAHLRGWTLAQTAVTTTANAKRILNLVQKEEGKPYFRRKGWT; the protein is encoded by the coding sequence ATGAGCGAACCGGTGTACTTCGACACCCATATCCATCTCGATGCCCTCGGCGACGAACCGATGATTCAGCGTGAGGTGTGTCTGGCCCGTAGGGCCGGGGTGGGCGCCTTTCTGGTTCCCGGCGTGCATCCCCGGGACTGGCCGCGACTGCTGCAAACCGTCGGCCATTTTCCCGAGGCCCTGGCAGCGCCGGGTGTCCATCCGCTGGCGGCCGCCGATTGGAATGCCGGGGTGGCCAAGGCGCTGGCCGCGCTGTTGGCGAATCCTGCCGTCGTCGCCGTCGGCGAGGTCGGGCTGGACGGCCTTATTCAGGGGGTATCGCCGGAACAGCAGGAAAAAGCCTTCCGGCACCAGATTCGCCTGGCGGTCGAGGCGGGACTGCCCCTGCTCATCCACTGCCGCAAAGCCACCGCGCGTCTGCTGGACATTCTGCACCAGGAAGACGCCCAAAAGGTCGGCGGGATCTTTCACGGCTTTTCCGGCAGCCGGGAAACGGCCCTGCAGGCGGTAAAGCTCCATTTCGCCATCGGTTTCGGCGGTCCCCTGACCTACCCGGAAGCCCGGCGGGGGCCCGAGGTGCTGTCGGCGCTGCCGGAGGAGTGGATCGTGCTGGAGACGGATGCGCCGGATCTCTCCCCTCATCCTCACCGACAGGAGGACAACCGCCCCTCCTACCTTCCCCTCATTGCAGAGCGGGTGGCGCATCTCAGGGGGTGGACCCTGGCACAGACCGCGGTCACTACCACGGCCAATGCCAAGCGCATTCTGAATCTGGTACAGAAGGAAGAGGGGAAACCGTATTTTCGCAGGAAAGGATGGACCTAA
- a CDS encoding diguanylate cyclase: protein MKINSKHYACTLFTLGGALLLCLLTLAHEYFLHPEPILFSHLWISGLAGGLIGAWIGRRGQLAHGTLDSLRESEERYRDLFENANDLIQCVGADGRILYANRAWRQTLGYEEEELRHLNMLDFIHPDSRSHCLDIFQRLQEGQSEACGEFQFISKDGRAIRVEGNCNFRFENGRAVSSRGIFRDITSRHQIETALLESEESLSRSLAFTRTILNSMNDAIAIIDVEDRILLGANNVLLQSLGKEEHEIIGRKCAEITCLGSAPCDAADKPCPLHLVLETGEHCQVEHAYQDQQGHLRYAEISASPVRDKEGKIVHVVQVKKDITQRKNAELRVKQLAYFDSLTGLPNRLLLLDRLSQALGRARRDELKVGVLFLDLNGFKAINDTLGHEKGDMVLKEVSRRLKSCVRATDTVGRLGGDEFVVVIAGIQDIEVVREIGAKILDSLSRPISLDGLNLSATPSIGAAIFPDHGANAGSLLRVADQAMYQAKEMANDQILFYDPAGEAAAQAPALPLH from the coding sequence ATGAAAATAAACAGTAAACACTATGCATGCACTCTTTTTACCCTGGGCGGGGCCCTCCTGCTCTGTCTTCTGACCCTGGCCCATGAATATTTCCTGCACCCTGAACCCATTCTGTTCAGCCATCTGTGGATTTCCGGCCTGGCTGGCGGCCTGATTGGGGCTTGGATCGGCAGGCGCGGCCAGCTGGCGCACGGTACCTTGGATTCCCTGCGGGAAAGCGAAGAGCGCTACCGCGATCTCTTCGAGAACGCCAACGACCTCATCCAGTGCGTCGGTGCCGACGGCCGCATCCTCTATGCCAACCGCGCCTGGCGGCAGACCCTGGGCTACGAGGAGGAAGAACTTCGCCATCTGAACATGCTCGACTTTATCCACCCGGACAGCCGCAGCCACTGCCTCGACATTTTTCAACGCCTGCAGGAGGGGCAAAGCGAGGCGTGCGGCGAATTTCAGTTCATCAGCAAGGACGGGCGCGCGATCAGGGTCGAGGGCAACTGCAACTTTCGCTTTGAAAACGGGCGCGCGGTTTCGTCCCGCGGCATCTTCCGGGACATCACCAGCCGCCATCAGATCGAAACGGCCCTGCTCGAAAGCGAGGAATCGCTCTCCCGCTCTCTCGCCTTTACACGCACCATCCTCAACAGCATGAACGATGCCATTGCCATCATCGATGTGGAAGACCGAATTCTGCTGGGCGCCAACAATGTGCTGCTTCAATCCCTGGGCAAAGAGGAGCATGAAATTATCGGCAGAAAATGTGCTGAGATCACCTGCCTGGGTTCAGCCCCCTGCGACGCGGCCGACAAGCCCTGTCCTCTGCACCTGGTGCTGGAGACCGGCGAACACTGCCAGGTCGAACATGCCTACCAAGATCAGCAAGGGCATCTCCGCTATGCCGAAATCTCCGCCTCGCCCGTCAGGGACAAGGAAGGAAAGATCGTCCATGTGGTGCAGGTGAAAAAAGACATCACCCAGCGCAAAAACGCCGAACTGAGGGTCAAGCAGCTGGCCTATTTCGATTCCCTCACCGGCCTGCCCAACCGGCTGCTGCTGCTGGACCGTCTGAGCCAGGCCTTGGGCCGGGCCCGGCGGGACGAACTCAAGGTGGGCGTCCTTTTTCTCGACCTGAACGGCTTCAAAGCCATCAACGATACCCTCGGCCACGAAAAGGGAGACATGGTGCTCAAGGAAGTTTCCAGACGGCTGAAAAGCTGCGTTCGCGCCACGGATACAGTGGGGCGCCTCGGCGGCGACGAGTTTGTCGTGGTAATTGCCGGCATTCAGGACATCGAAGTCGTCCGGGAGATCGGCGCCAAGATTCTGGACAGTCTCTCCCGCCCTATTTCCCTCGACGGTCTCAACCTTTCGGCCACGCCGAGCATCGGCGCCGCTATCTTCCCCGATCATGGCGCTAACGCCGGCTCTTTGCTGCGTGTGGCCGACCAGGCCATGTATCAGGCCAAAGAGATGGCGAACGACCAGATCCTCTTTTACGATCCCGCTGGCGAGGCGGCTGCCCAGGCCCCGGCGCTCCCTTTACATTAG
- a CDS encoding dodecin: MTYGAERTYKKVEVIGVSGQSIEAAIQAAVGRAHKTLEGLSWFEVQDIRGHVGPDGQVSEYQVVLKVAFELK; encoded by the coding sequence ATGACCTACGGCGCAGAACGGACCTACAAGAAGGTAGAAGTCATCGGAGTTTCCGGCCAAAGTATCGAGGCGGCCATTCAGGCGGCGGTTGGCCGCGCCCACAAGACGCTGGAAGGCCTCTCCTGGTTTGAAGTGCAGGATATTCGCGGTCATGTCGGACCCGACGGACAAGTCAGTGAATACCAGGTCGTCCTGAAGGTCGCCTTTGAACTGAAATAG
- a CDS encoding tRNA threonylcarbamoyladenosine dehydratase: MEEHRFSRLELLVGSTGLQRLAQASVAVFGVGGVGSYAVEALARSGVGRLTLVDFDVINPSNINRQIHALEGTLGQAKVAVMARRCEAINPAVQVEPLKVFYDSATAEELLSRGYDYVLDCIDTITSKLHLLQSCRQRELPVISAMGAGNKLDPSKISVGDLFHTQKCRLARVLRKELRRRGITSGIQVVYSTEEYEPPPGQLPAIGGRGDGRGTPDFTKLLLGSSSYLPPIFGMTMAGEVIRALLSAEP; this comes from the coding sequence ATGGAAGAGCACCGTTTCAGTCGGCTGGAACTTCTCGTAGGATCAACAGGTTTGCAGAGGCTGGCCCAGGCCTCCGTAGCCGTGTTCGGGGTCGGCGGCGTGGGCAGTTACGCCGTGGAGGCGCTGGCCCGCAGCGGGGTCGGTCGCCTGACCCTGGTCGATTTTGACGTCATCAATCCCAGCAATATCAATCGCCAGATTCATGCCCTGGAGGGCACGCTGGGTCAGGCCAAAGTGGCCGTGATGGCCAGGCGCTGCGAGGCCATCAACCCGGCCGTGCAGGTGGAGCCACTGAAGGTCTTTTACGACAGCGCCACGGCGGAAGAACTTCTCAGCCGGGGATATGACTACGTGCTCGACTGTATCGACACGATTACGTCCAAGCTGCACCTGCTGCAAAGCTGTCGCCAGCGGGAACTGCCGGTCATCTCGGCCATGGGGGCCGGCAACAAGCTCGACCCGTCCAAAATCAGTGTCGGCGACCTCTTTCACACCCAGAAATGCCGGCTGGCGCGAGTCCTTCGCAAAGAGCTGCGGCGTCGCGGCATCACCTCCGGCATCCAGGTCGTCTATTCGACAGAAGAATATGAGCCGCCGCCGGGCCAGCTGCCAGCCATCGGCGGCCGGGGCGATGGCCGCGGCACGCCGGATTTCACCAAGCTTCTACTGGGGAGCTCTTCCTACCTGCCGCCTATTTTCGGCATGACCATGGCCGGCGAAGTCATCCGCGCCCTGCTGTCGGCAGAGCCCTGA
- a CDS encoding methyl-accepting chemotaxis protein, which yields MKKVFLITLSAGLVAGAVFPLFAALIIGRQAVSLPFIAACLCMGLTLGALIYLFIRLTLQKIFRQLLSRLHPLAGGNLHVEGDTVEALNGAVEKAVCKAEKLVDNLLSSVDEINSLYRSMAESSHYLSERAREGLAAAIDTHRDVQSMDDKQQQITEQMEILSHRTQDESALSRQLFASLEQMSTAIDHSTAQFMETTTSVEEMAASVKEVAGQAEEISRAVEETSHDLDSIGDSLAKIHTGSLASAQAANTVRKDAEDGLRVVRTSIEEMERIDRESQKTREAMGRLSRQTGDVVKIIEVIKELVSDTELLAFNAAIIAAKAGEEGKGFSVVAEEIRDLADRTTTSATDIHHIVKAIQGDTKEMTEAVEATSKRISRGRELSLSTGEALNKILKSSSQAADSSDEIANLTARQGERAKALIHEAGASLRSVRAIARAQNEQQIAISRIMEGVNQMNAAAVQIRRGMEEQVKANREFDRSLAEREQQFLAINEAARFLRETSTRVFAHFARSEQRLRGNADKGAALSREIHSLESLVRNLRQLADAYRRDDEG from the coding sequence ATGAAAAAAGTATTTCTCATCACCCTGTCCGCCGGGCTGGTGGCCGGGGCCGTTTTTCCGCTCTTTGCCGCTTTGATCATTGGTCGGCAAGCGGTCAGCCTGCCTTTTATCGCCGCCTGCCTGTGCATGGGGTTGACCCTCGGCGCCCTGATCTACCTGTTCATCCGTCTTACCCTGCAGAAGATTTTCCGCCAGCTGCTCAGTCGCCTTCATCCCCTGGCCGGTGGCAATCTTCATGTTGAGGGCGACACGGTGGAAGCCCTGAATGGAGCCGTCGAAAAGGCGGTCTGCAAAGCCGAAAAGCTGGTCGACAATCTGCTCTCCTCCGTCGACGAGATCAACTCCCTGTACCGCTCCATGGCCGAATCAAGCCACTATCTCTCCGAAAGAGCCCGGGAAGGACTGGCCGCCGCCATCGATACGCACCGGGACGTGCAGTCCATGGATGACAAGCAGCAGCAGATCACCGAGCAGATGGAAATTCTTTCCCATCGCACCCAGGATGAATCCGCCCTGTCCCGTCAGCTGTTCGCTTCTCTCGAGCAGATGTCGACCGCCATCGACCATTCCACGGCCCAGTTCATGGAGACAACGACCAGCGTGGAGGAAATGGCGGCCAGCGTCAAGGAGGTCGCCGGGCAGGCGGAAGAAATCTCCCGCGCCGTGGAAGAAACCTCCCATGACCTCGATTCCATCGGTGACTCCCTGGCCAAAATTCACACCGGGTCCCTGGCCAGCGCTCAGGCCGCCAACACGGTCAGGAAGGATGCCGAAGACGGCCTGCGAGTGGTACGGACCTCGATCGAGGAGATGGAACGCATCGACCGCGAAAGCCAGAAAACCCGGGAAGCCATGGGTCGTCTTTCCCGGCAGACCGGCGACGTCGTCAAAATTATCGAGGTCATCAAGGAACTGGTTTCAGATACGGAACTGCTCGCTTTCAATGCCGCCATCATTGCCGCCAAGGCCGGCGAAGAAGGCAAGGGCTTTTCCGTCGTGGCGGAGGAGATCCGCGACCTGGCCGACCGGACGACCACCAGCGCCACCGATATCCATCACATCGTCAAGGCCATTCAGGGGGACACCAAGGAGATGACGGAAGCGGTGGAAGCAACCAGCAAACGGATTTCGCGGGGGAGGGAACTGTCCCTGTCCACCGGGGAGGCCCTGAACAAGATACTCAAAAGCTCCAGCCAGGCGGCCGACAGTTCCGACGAAATCGCCAACCTGACCGCCCGTCAGGGCGAACGGGCCAAGGCCCTCATTCATGAAGCGGGAGCGAGTCTGCGTTCCGTCAGAGCCATCGCCCGCGCGCAGAATGAGCAGCAGATCGCCATCAGCCGCATCATGGAAGGGGTCAACCAGATGAATGCCGCCGCCGTGCAGATCCGCCGGGGCATGGAAGAACAGGTCAAGGCCAATCGCGAGTTTGACCGCAGTCTGGCCGAGCGCGAGCAGCAGTTCCTGGCCATCAACGAGGCCGCGCGTTTTCTGCGGGAGACCTCCACGCGGGTTTTCGCTCACTTCGCCCGCTCCGAACAACGGCTGCGGGGGAACGCCGACAAAGGCGCCGCGCTCTCCAGAGAGATCCACAGCCTGGAGTCCCTGGTTCGCAACCTGCGCCAGCTGGCCGATGCCTACCGGCGGGATGACGAAGGCTAG
- a CDS encoding DUF4105 domain-containing protein, whose translation MRFAFHDTVQAPEKGGLGIFILPGLALFLCLIFIGSAVQAAEISAERLRERARQQQLHQDPYWLTLLHYRPSLRGLGSLIDDPDFFVADNGKWDAQAELDATLQAFFAPPSIDQSPARCRFPARYEWLKEQLGAEDDDFPAATCSELDEAIAQVDPRSAVLIFPGTHNNSPASMFGHTLIIIEGPYKSRLLSYAVNYSAFTDETNGFAYAVKGIFGLYRGYFSVLPYYQKLREYRDLERRDVWEYPLDLDEDETRRMFLHIWELKDIYSDYFFFDENCAYQLLFLLEAARPGLTLIDHTRPWVIPIDTVRIVREEGLIEASLYRPSKATRIARIAAQMSDEEQKTTLSLLDGSIAPTELAEAGLNQAAQIRALDLATESVEFSYFKKQLGQDEYRSRYIALLTARSKLGPASPEPDWQEPVRPDRGHGSNRFSLGTGFRADDYYLQAKIRPAYHNLLDADAGYIAGSQIDFADLVLRYYPEDNRLRLHNLNLIEIVSLSPRSRFFKPISWKVKTGLIQRPADDGGDHLVYELSPGGGFSYGNDAVLGYGMVETELLVSGHFRDSFALGGGGSLGVLVNLADRWKVHAAARHIWHEAGDPHRSAEARLDQTLVTGRSSSLTLNLSRQKVHGRYLTDAGLNWNFFW comes from the coding sequence ATGCGTTTCGCTTTTCACGACACCGTACAGGCACCTGAAAAGGGCGGGCTCGGGATTTTCATTCTCCCGGGCCTTGCCCTTTTTCTGTGCCTGATTTTTATCGGCTCCGCCGTCCAGGCTGCTGAGATCAGCGCCGAAAGACTGCGCGAACGCGCTCGCCAGCAGCAGCTTCACCAGGATCCCTACTGGCTTACCTTGCTGCACTATCGCCCCTCTCTGCGGGGGCTGGGCAGCCTGATCGACGACCCCGACTTCTTTGTGGCGGACAACGGCAAGTGGGACGCCCAGGCGGAACTGGACGCCACCCTGCAGGCTTTCTTTGCACCACCATCTATCGACCAGTCCCCGGCCCGCTGCCGTTTTCCCGCCCGCTATGAATGGCTGAAAGAACAGCTGGGGGCCGAGGACGACGATTTCCCTGCCGCCACCTGCAGTGAACTCGACGAGGCCATCGCCCAGGTCGATCCCCGCTCGGCCGTCCTCATCTTTCCCGGCACCCACAACAACAGCCCTGCCTCCATGTTCGGGCACACCCTGATCATCATCGAAGGTCCCTACAAGAGCCGGCTGCTCTCCTACGCCGTCAACTATTCCGCCTTTACGGATGAAACCAACGGCTTCGCCTATGCGGTCAAGGGAATTTTCGGTCTTTACCGCGGCTACTTCTCGGTTCTTCCCTACTATCAGAAGCTGCGGGAATACAGGGATCTGGAACGACGGGATGTTTGGGAATATCCTCTCGATCTTGACGAGGACGAGACACGGCGCATGTTCCTGCACATTTGGGAGCTGAAAGACATCTACTCCGATTACTTCTTTTTCGATGAGAACTGCGCCTATCAACTGCTCTTCCTGCTGGAGGCAGCCCGTCCCGGCCTGACCCTCATCGACCACACCCGCCCCTGGGTCATCCCCATCGACACGGTACGGATTGTTCGCGAAGAGGGATTAATCGAAGCGAGCCTTTACCGTCCCTCCAAAGCCACCCGTATCGCGCGGATCGCCGCGCAAATGAGTGACGAGGAGCAAAAGACCACCTTGAGCCTGCTCGACGGCAGCATCGCGCCGACGGAACTGGCGGAGGCCGGGCTAAACCAGGCGGCTCAGATCCGGGCCCTGGACCTGGCCACCGAATCGGTCGAATTCAGCTACTTCAAAAAACAGCTCGGCCAAGACGAATACCGCTCCCGCTACATTGCCTTGTTGACCGCCCGCAGCAAGCTGGGACCGGCCAGCCCCGAGCCCGACTGGCAGGAGCCCGTGCGCCCCGACCGGGGGCATGGTTCCAACCGTTTCAGCCTGGGCACCGGTTTTCGGGCCGACGACTATTATCTGCAGGCCAAAATCCGTCCGGCCTACCACAATTTGCTGGATGCCGACGCCGGCTACATTGCTGGCTCGCAGATTGACTTCGCCGACCTGGTGCTGCGCTACTATCCCGAGGACAACCGGCTCAGACTTCATAACCTCAATCTCATCGAGATTGTCTCCCTGTCGCCACGCAGCCGTTTCTTCAAACCGATTTCCTGGAAAGTGAAGACCGGCCTCATTCAGCGGCCAGCCGATGACGGCGGCGACCATCTGGTCTACGAGCTGTCGCCGGGAGGGGGATTCAGCTATGGCAACGATGCCGTGCTGGGATACGGCATGGTGGAGACGGAGCTGCTGGTTTCAGGACACTTTCGCGACAGCTTCGCCCTGGGGGGCGGTGGTTCCCTGGGGGTGCTGGTCAACCTGGCCGACCGCTGGAAAGTCCATGCCGCCGCCCGGCACATCTGGCACGAAGCGGGTGACCCTCACCGCAGCGCCGAGGCCCGGCTGGACCAGACCCTGGTCACGGGAAGATCCAGCAGCCTGACCCTGAATCTATCCAGGCAGAAGGTCCATGGACGCTACCTGACCGATGCTGGGCTGAACTGGAACTTCTTCTGGTAG
- a CDS encoding DUF3536 domain-containing protein, with product MMEKYLCIHGHFYQPPRENPWLDHIEQQDSAQPYHDWNERITEQCYEPNSAARILDDEGYIQDIVNNYARISFNFGPTLLRWFQRCRPEIHAAILEADRLSQERFSGHGAAMAQAYSHLIMPLANRRDKQTQILWGIRDFRHRFGRKPEGMWLPETAVDLETLQMLATNGIRFTVLAPRQAARVKGLTEKRWQDVRGGRVDPRRPYLCRLPDGQSLTIFFYDGAIAQEVAFSDLLKRGETLADRLTGTLVSSAEPQLAHIATDGETYGHHHLFGEMALAYALRHVDTSRFARVTIYGEYLEKHPPTHEVEIEENSSWSCSHGVERWRSDCGCHTGGKPGWNQQWRRPLREALDWLRDELAIVFEQEGKALLRDPWQSRDHYIDLLLDPAEDRIDLWLDAQAVHRLSVAERSKALALLEMQRHAMLMFTSCGWFFNDISGIETVQVLAYASRALQLAEDIGARPLEETFIQRLGAARSNVAAWQDGGTIYRQAVKPMRVDLARVAAHHAMLSLFQAGADGQMYSYSTQRRQYDEYRAGKMKLACGRVVIRSRATRKEGDFTFHALYLGGHSLVAGVRSSAEAGETAVAADKVVEAFRQGDIPRVLRLLDHLFPQGTFGLEHLFRDDQRLVMDKILRETLREIETSFQEVHDEHYVLMRFLHGIDMPAPSQLALPVGFVLNRQLRTMLDEEPFEANQFRQTLAEIELLGLALEQPLLDYRAERRLTAELERLPGEEEDPDRLETAVELAACMTRPPLQVDLWKAQNICFGLHRTLTAEMERRAAAGDKKARRWLASFEELAGFLKVRLR from the coding sequence ATGATGGAAAAATACCTATGCATACACGGCCATTTTTATCAGCCCCCCCGGGAAAACCCCTGGCTCGACCACATTGAGCAGCAGGACAGTGCCCAGCCCTACCACGACTGGAACGAGCGCATCACCGAACAGTGTTACGAGCCGAACTCGGCGGCTCGCATTCTCGACGACGAAGGCTACATTCAGGATATCGTCAACAACTATGCCCGCATCAGCTTCAATTTTGGGCCGACCTTGCTGCGCTGGTTTCAGCGGTGCCGGCCCGAAATCCATGCGGCCATTCTGGAGGCGGACCGGCTGAGCCAAGAGCGTTTTTCCGGCCACGGGGCGGCCATGGCGCAGGCCTACAGTCACCTGATCATGCCGCTGGCCAATCGTCGTGACAAACAGACCCAGATCCTGTGGGGGATCCGTGACTTTCGCCATCGTTTCGGGCGGAAGCCGGAGGGGATGTGGCTGCCGGAAACGGCTGTCGACCTGGAAACCCTGCAGATGCTGGCTACGAACGGCATCCGCTTTACCGTGCTGGCCCCCCGCCAGGCGGCGAGGGTGAAGGGCCTCACCGAAAAGCGCTGGCAGGATGTGCGCGGCGGTCGAGTCGATCCGCGCCGCCCCTATCTCTGTCGTCTGCCGGACGGGCAAAGTCTCACGATCTTCTTCTATGACGGCGCGATTGCCCAGGAAGTGGCTTTTTCCGATCTGCTCAAGCGCGGGGAGACCCTGGCCGACCGCCTGACGGGCACCCTGGTCTCGTCGGCCGAGCCCCAGCTGGCCCATATTGCCACCGATGGCGAGACCTATGGGCACCATCATCTTTTTGGCGAGATGGCTCTGGCCTATGCCTTGCGTCACGTCGACACCTCCCGGTTCGCTCGGGTGACGATCTATGGGGAATACCTGGAAAAACATCCGCCGACCCATGAGGTGGAAATCGAGGAAAACTCGTCCTGGAGCTGCAGCCACGGTGTCGAGCGCTGGCGGTCTGACTGTGGCTGTCACACGGGGGGAAAACCGGGCTGGAACCAGCAGTGGCGGCGGCCGCTGCGCGAAGCGCTGGACTGGCTGCGAGATGAGCTGGCCATTGTGTTTGAACAGGAAGGCAAAGCGCTTCTACGTGACCCCTGGCAGAGCCGGGACCACTACATCGACTTGCTGCTCGACCCGGCCGAAGACCGGATCGATTTGTGGCTGGATGCCCAGGCCGTTCACCGGCTGAGTGTGGCGGAGCGCTCCAAGGCTCTGGCGCTGCTGGAAATGCAGCGCCACGCCATGTTGATGTTCACCAGCTGCGGCTGGTTCTTCAATGATATCTCGGGCATAGAGACGGTGCAGGTTCTGGCCTACGCCAGTCGCGCCCTGCAGCTGGCCGAGGATATCGGTGCCCGGCCTTTGGAGGAGACCTTTATCCAGCGGCTCGGGGCGGCGCGAAGCAATGTGGCAGCCTGGCAGGACGGCGGCACCATCTATCGTCAGGCGGTCAAGCCCATGCGGGTGGACCTGGCCCGAGTCGCCGCCCACCACGCTATGCTTTCCCTCTTCCAGGCTGGTGCCGACGGGCAAATGTACAGTTATTCGACGCAAAGACGACAATATGACGAGTATCGGGCCGGCAAGATGAAGCTGGCTTGCGGCCGTGTCGTCATCCGCTCCCGGGCGACCCGCAAGGAGGGGGATTTTACCTTCCACGCGCTTTATTTGGGCGGACACAGCCTGGTGGCCGGCGTAAGAAGCTCAGCCGAAGCAGGAGAAACGGCTGTCGCGGCAGACAAGGTGGTCGAGGCGTTCCGACAAGGAGACATCCCTCGGGTTCTCCGCCTGCTGGACCACCTCTTTCCGCAGGGAACCTTTGGCCTGGAGCATCTTTTTCGAGATGATCAGAGACTGGTCATGGACAAGATTCTGCGCGAGACGCTGCGGGAAATCGAGACATCTTTTCAGGAGGTCCATGACGAACACTACGTCCTCATGCGCTTTCTGCATGGCATCGACATGCCGGCGCCGTCCCAGCTGGCTTTGCCTGTCGGTTTTGTGTTGAACAGGCAATTACGAACGATGCTGGACGAGGAACCCTTTGAGGCGAACCAATTCCGGCAGACCCTGGCCGAAATCGAGCTGTTAGGGTTAGCCCTGGAACAGCCTCTGCTCGATTACCGGGCGGAGCGTCGACTGACCGCCGAGCTGGAACGGTTGCCGGGCGAAGAGGAAGATCCCGACCGTCTGGAGACGGCCGTCGAGCTGGCGGCCTGTATGACCCGGCCCCCGCTCCAGGTCGACCTCTGGAAGGCGCAGAACATCTGTTTCGGCTTGCACAGAACGCTGACGGCGGAGATGGAACGGCGGGCGGCGGCCGGCGACAAGAAAGCGCGTCGCTGGCTGGCCTCTTTCGAAGAGCTGGCCGGATTTCTCAAGGTGAGGCTTCGGTGA
- a CDS encoding DUF2892 domain-containing protein, with product MTVDRYLRMAAGFFILLSLMLSRVHSPHWLWFTAFVGLNLLQSAFTNWCPLMTILRKLGVPDK from the coding sequence ATGACAGTAGACAGATATTTGCGGATGGCGGCGGGGTTTTTTATCTTGCTGAGCCTGATGCTGTCGCGGGTGCATTCGCCCCACTGGCTGTGGTTTACGGCCTTTGTCGGGCTGAACCTGCTGCAGAGCGCTTTCACCAACTGGTGTCCTTTGATGACCATTCTGCGCAAACTGGGAGTTCCGGACAAGTAA